A window of the Bacillota bacterium genome harbors these coding sequences:
- the addA gene encoding helicase-exonuclease AddAB subunit AddA, translated as MSPAKWTDEQSSAIDHRGSNVLLSAAAGAGKTAVLVERVVRRITGRQGAGPTSIDRLLVVTFTEAAAAEMKSRIREALTGLLAADPDQAWLRRQAALVNRASISTLHAFCLRLLRANFHRSGLDPAFRVLDEQEAGLLRQEVLEALFESRYEAGGTEFTGLVDRYGGVRGDEGLRNLVLKAYDFSRSVPFPEAWLRRAAASFDLPPGLRLGDHPWGRAALEEVSLAVDRAEGFVDVAKGLCTLPGGPAAYEAALEGDRLILCGLRRALETKVWAAAHAAFEAAPDFARLPAARDGAASPELKEAVKKARDTVKKILGDVHQAYFGRPEADLLAEIEAVRPSARSLSELVNEFARAYRQTKLARAQLDFADLEHYALDLLTDKDVEGADEGPLVGPGAGQADPSAEQPLHPTDLADELQARYDEVLVDEFQDINGVQEALLRLVSRQWGEGRPNLFMVGDVKQSIYRFRLADPGIFLRKYRQYGGVGDELEGARGPAEGGGAESGAPPDGRSLDLRANFRSGAGVVEAVNFIFRTILTKRIGEITYDDRAALVGKADYGAHPTPPGPVEVHLIERGPGTRDDGDEAAHRDEPGGGDEPGEDDQTEQADREDLEAAEKEAVVIAERIRAMVGGSEFSVLDRGSGTYRPVRFRDIVVILRATKERANKFQEVFNRYDLPVHAQLGTGYFEATEIEVVLALLRVIDNPRQDIPLLAVLRSPVGRFGEADLAAIRLAAREADFCGALQAAAAGKGADPAGSLADRCAAFLERLEDWRTWARREGLGDLVWRLYRDTGYLAYVGGLPGGPQRRANLLALHSRAGQFDRFAVQGLSRFLRFIDRLRETLGDLGTARAVGEDEDVVRIISAHGAKGLEFPVVILADLGHLFNLNDLKADWLFHRELGFGPYLVDPELRLAYPTIAWLAVRGCLSLETLAEEMRILYVAMTRARERLILVGSKRDLAAACRGWAMGGTEGGSLPDHQLAAARCWLDWLGSALLRHPDGRYLQDLAGRPTSAEPRPAGAGGSRWAVSLYGLPGRAVLQAAAPAREAGLPWDDLAELRPWSAAQPPDPGLRETIRRHLAWSYPERPATTVAAKVSVSAFLRAGADRDRVPAGTDEASLGLDEEALPISPAGRAPGDWRRPAFADEGAGLGGAERGSATHLVLQNLDLTRPLDPEDLAGQVTRMVGDLLLTEEQAAVVDLPSLARFWQSDLGRAVRAAGPRAKREVPFTLAVPLGEVYPGHPAAQESVLVQGIIDCLLEEDEGETIIDFKTDRLPAEAVPTAAEAYRPQLALYGKAVATILGRPVTRTALVFLHSGRVVEVSPE; from the coding sequence ATGAGCCCGGCCAAATGGACTGACGAACAGTCGTCGGCCATCGACCACCGCGGGAGCAACGTCCTTCTCTCCGCGGCTGCCGGGGCCGGCAAGACGGCCGTCCTGGTCGAACGGGTGGTCCGGCGGATCACCGGTCGCCAGGGGGCCGGGCCGACCAGCATCGACAGGCTCCTCGTGGTCACCTTCACCGAGGCCGCCGCGGCTGAGATGAAAAGTCGGATCCGTGAGGCCTTAACTGGTCTCCTGGCGGCCGATCCAGACCAGGCCTGGCTCCGTCGCCAGGCGGCCCTGGTCAACCGGGCCTCCATCTCGACCCTGCACGCCTTCTGCCTGAGACTTTTGCGGGCCAACTTCCACCGCTCAGGGTTGGACCCGGCCTTCCGGGTCCTTGACGAGCAGGAGGCCGGACTGCTCCGGCAGGAGGTCCTCGAGGCCCTCTTCGAAAGCCGGTACGAGGCCGGCGGGACCGAGTTCACCGGCCTGGTCGACCGGTACGGGGGCGTCCGCGGCGATGAGGGGCTGAGGAACCTCGTCCTCAAGGCCTACGACTTCTCTCGCTCAGTCCCCTTCCCGGAGGCCTGGCTCCGCCGCGCCGCCGCCAGCTTCGACCTGCCCCCGGGACTCCGGTTGGGCGACCACCCCTGGGGCCGGGCCGCCCTGGAAGAGGTTTCCCTGGCCGTCGACCGCGCCGAAGGTTTCGTCGACGTGGCCAAGGGACTCTGCACCCTGCCCGGCGGGCCGGCTGCCTATGAGGCCGCCCTTGAGGGCGACCGGCTGATCCTGTGCGGCCTGCGCCGGGCCTTGGAGACCAAGGTGTGGGCGGCCGCCCACGCCGCCTTCGAGGCCGCGCCGGACTTCGCCCGGCTTCCCGCCGCCCGCGACGGAGCCGCCTCGCCGGAGCTGAAGGAGGCCGTCAAGAAAGCTCGGGACACGGTCAAGAAGATCCTGGGTGATGTTCACCAGGCTTACTTCGGGCGGCCTGAGGCCGACCTCCTGGCCGAGATCGAGGCCGTCCGCCCGTCCGCCCGGTCCCTCTCCGAGCTGGTAAACGAGTTCGCCCGGGCCTACCGCCAGACCAAGCTGGCCCGGGCCCAACTGGATTTCGCCGACCTCGAGCACTACGCCCTCGACCTGTTGACCGATAAGGACGTGGAGGGGGCGGATGAAGGGCCCCTGGTCGGTCCCGGCGCCGGCCAGGCGGACCCTTCGGCGGAGCAGCCCCTGCACCCGACGGATTTGGCCGATGAGCTCCAGGCCCGCTACGACGAGGTCCTGGTCGACGAGTTCCAGGACATCAATGGAGTCCAGGAAGCCTTGCTGCGCCTGGTCTCGAGGCAATGGGGGGAGGGCCGCCCGAACCTCTTCATGGTCGGCGATGTGAAGCAGAGCATCTATCGATTCCGCCTGGCCGACCCGGGGATCTTCCTGCGCAAGTACCGGCAGTACGGCGGGGTTGGCGACGAGCTGGAGGGCGCGCGGGGGCCGGCCGAGGGCGGCGGGGCCGAGTCGGGGGCCCCGCCGGACGGCCGGAGCCTCGACCTGAGGGCCAACTTCCGCAGCGGGGCGGGGGTCGTCGAGGCGGTCAACTTCATTTTCCGGACCATCCTGACGAAGCGAATCGGCGAGATCACCTACGACGACCGGGCCGCCCTGGTCGGGAAGGCCGACTACGGCGCTCATCCGACGCCGCCGGGGCCGGTCGAAGTGCACCTCATCGAACGCGGGCCGGGGACCAGGGATGACGGCGACGAGGCGGCCCACCGGGACGAACCCGGCGGCGGGGACGAGCCCGGCGAGGACGACCAGACCGAACAAGCCGACCGGGAGGACCTCGAGGCCGCCGAAAAGGAAGCCGTGGTCATCGCCGAGCGGATCCGGGCGATGGTCGGCGGAAGCGAGTTCTCGGTCCTCGACCGAGGCTCCGGGACATACCGGCCGGTGCGCTTCCGCGACATCGTCGTCATCCTCCGGGCGACCAAGGAACGGGCCAACAAGTTCCAGGAGGTCTTCAACCGCTACGACCTGCCGGTCCACGCCCAGTTGGGGACGGGCTATTTCGAGGCCACCGAGATCGAGGTCGTGCTCGCCCTGCTGCGGGTGATCGATAACCCGCGGCAGGACATCCCGCTCCTGGCCGTCCTCCGCTCGCCCGTCGGCCGGTTTGGCGAGGCCGATCTGGCCGCCATCAGGCTGGCTGCCCGTGAGGCCGACTTTTGCGGAGCCCTCCAGGCGGCCGCGGCCGGGAAGGGGGCGGACCCCGCCGGCTCTCTGGCCGACCGCTGTGCCGCCTTCCTCGAGCGGCTGGAGGACTGGCGCACCTGGGCCCGGCGCGAAGGCCTGGGCGACCTGGTCTGGCGGCTCTATCGAGACACCGGATACCTGGCCTATGTCGGTGGCCTGCCGGGTGGGCCGCAACGGCGGGCCAACCTCCTGGCCCTCCACAGCCGGGCTGGGCAGTTCGACCGTTTCGCCGTCCAGGGCTTGTCCCGTTTCCTGCGCTTCATCGACCGGCTTCGGGAGACCCTGGGGGACCTCGGGACCGCCAGGGCCGTCGGCGAGGATGAGGACGTCGTCCGGATCATCAGCGCCCACGGGGCCAAGGGCCTCGAGTTCCCGGTGGTCATCCTGGCCGACCTCGGCCACCTCTTTAACCTGAACGACCTCAAGGCCGACTGGTTGTTCCACCGGGAACTCGGGTTCGGACCTTACCTGGTTGACCCGGAGCTGCGCCTGGCTTACCCGACCATCGCCTGGCTGGCGGTGCGAGGCTGCCTGTCCCTGGAGACGCTGGCCGAGGAGATGCGGATTCTCTATGTCGCGATGACCCGGGCCAGAGAGCGGCTGATTCTGGTCGGGTCGAAGCGCGACCTGGCCGCCGCCTGCCGTGGCTGGGCCATGGGGGGGACGGAAGGCGGCTCCCTGCCCGACCATCAGCTGGCTGCCGCCCGCTGCTGGCTCGACTGGCTGGGTTCGGCTCTCCTCAGGCACCCCGACGGGCGCTATCTGCAGGACCTGGCCGGCCGGCCGACAAGCGCGGAACCCCGCCCGGCCGGGGCCGGCGGCTCGCGATGGGCCGTCAGCCTGTATGGTCTGCCGGGCAGGGCCGTCCTGCAGGCCGCCGCACCGGCTCGGGAAGCCGGGCTCCCCTGGGACGACCTGGCCGAGCTCCGCCCGTGGTCGGCCGCGCAGCCGCCGGACCCCGGCCTCCGGGAGACGATCAGGCGCCACCTGGCCTGGTCATATCCCGAGCGACCGGCGACCACCGTGGCCGCCAAGGTGAGCGTCAGCGCCTTCCTGCGGGCCGGGGCCGACCGTGACCGCGTGCCGGCTGGGACGGACGAGGCGTCCCTCGGTCTAGACGAAGAGGCCCTGCCGATCAGTCCCGCTGGGCGGGCCCCGGGGGACTGGCGCCGGCCGGCCTTCGCCGACGAGGGAGCGGGACTGGGGGGCGCCGAGCGAGGTTCGGCCACCCATCTGGTCTTACAGAACCTCGACCTGACCCGACCTCTGGATCCGGAGGACCTGGCCGGCCAGGTGACGAGGATGGTCGGCGACCTCCTCCTCACCGAGGAGCAGGCGGCCGTGGTCGACCTGCCCTCCCTGGCCAGATTCTGGCAGTCCGATCTCGGGCGGGCCGTGCGGGCGGCCGGCCCGCGGGCCAAGCGCGAAGTCCCGTTCACTCTCGCCGTGCCGCTCGGCGAGGTCTACCCGGGCCACCCGGCCGCCCAAGAGTCGGTCCTCGTCCAGGGGATCATCGACTGCCTGCTGGAGGAGGACGAAGGGGAGACGATCATCGACTTCAAGACCGACCGATTGCCGGCCGAAGCCGTGCCGACCGCGGCCGAGGCTTATCGGCCACAGCTGGCCCTGTACGGGAAGGCCGTGGCGACCATCCTGGGGCGCCCGGTCACCCGGACGGCCCTGGTCTTCCTCCATTCGGGCAGGGTCGTCGAGGTCTCGCCGGAATAG